One genomic segment of Bifidobacterium breve DSM 20213 = JCM 1192 includes these proteins:
- a CDS encoding LytR C-terminal domain-containing protein: MARDKVTYESYEQDVFDNPPKGPVGVHRGSRSVISRIAPFVIVILVAALCGFGAWAWVTGEYKNILNLNTSSQTAQTSGTEKKDSSDAKSDSTDSSDTKSENTDSSNAQSDSAATDNADQSAQQDQAAATVNKATQVRVINATGISGYAGQKADVLQTAGYTSVEAANPTGSVPTSTVVWYQNEADKATAEDVASTLGISAVEQVQGLAAPITVVLLN, from the coding sequence ATGGCGCGCGACAAGGTGACCTACGAATCGTACGAGCAGGACGTCTTCGATAATCCCCCCAAGGGGCCGGTGGGCGTCCACCGCGGTTCCCGTTCGGTTATTTCGCGTATCGCACCGTTCGTCATCGTGATTCTCGTAGCGGCGCTGTGCGGTTTCGGTGCATGGGCCTGGGTTACCGGAGAGTACAAGAACATCCTGAATTTGAATACTTCCTCGCAGACCGCTCAGACTTCCGGTACAGAAAAGAAGGACTCGTCCGACGCCAAGTCCGATTCCACCGACTCTTCTGATACCAAGTCCGAGAATACTGATTCCTCGAATGCTCAATCCGATTCCGCCGCTACCGATAATGCCGATCAGAGCGCCCAGCAGGATCAGGCCGCAGCAACTGTGAACAAGGCCACCCAAGTGCGGGTGATTAATGCCACCGGTATCAGCGGATACGCGGGCCAGAAGGCCGATGTGTTGCAGACCGCTGGTTATACCAGCGTGGAAGCCGCGAATCCGACCGGATCGGTGCCGACCTCCACCGTGGTGTGGTACCAGAATGAAGCGGACAAGGCCACCGCCGAAGATGTGGCTTCGACACTTGGCATCAGTGCCGTTGAACAGGTTCAGGGGCTTGCCGCTCCCATCACCGTCGTGCTGCTGAACTAG
- a CDS encoding WXG100 family type VII secretion target has protein sequence MPQYQVDSEQIQASSAAVNSSIAQIRQAVGGMYTNLNALQNVWRGSAATQFTTVAAQWRAAQQQMEASLESIQRALAQASNVYADAETQASRLFAG, from the coding sequence ATGCCCCAATATCAAGTGGATTCAGAACAAATCCAAGCCTCTTCGGCCGCGGTGAACAGCTCGATTGCACAAATCAGGCAAGCCGTGGGTGGTATGTATACCAATCTCAACGCCCTGCAGAACGTATGGCGAGGTTCGGCGGCCACCCAATTCACCACCGTGGCGGCTCAATGGCGAGCGGCACAGCAACAAATGGAGGCTTCCTTGGAGTCCATTCAACGTGCGCTGGCCCAAGCCTCCAACGTCTATGCAGACGCGGAGACGCAGGCATCCCGTTTGTTTGCAGGCTAA
- a CDS encoding cold-shock protein, with translation MAQGTVKFFLAKKGFGFIQPDDGGEDVFVHYAEIKDDGSTNKFKMLYEGDRVEYTPAPSGKGTQAKEVVKLSSGEARSE, from the coding sequence ATGGCACAAGGCACCGTGAAGTTCTTCCTTGCCAAGAAGGGGTTCGGGTTCATCCAGCCGGACGACGGCGGCGAGGATGTTTTCGTGCACTACGCGGAAATCAAGGACGACGGCAGCACCAATAAATTCAAGATGCTGTACGAGGGTGATCGCGTGGAGTATACGCCCGCCCCGTCCGGCAAGGGCACGCAGGCGAAGGAAGTCGTCAAGCTGTCCTCCGGTGAAGCCCGCTCTGAATGA
- a CDS encoding response regulator transcription factor produces MSKPIEASIVVVDDEPSIRELLVASLHFAGFEVNTAASGSEAIEVIEKVQPDLIVLDVMLPDIDGFTVTRRIRQEGIDAPVLFLTARDDTQDKIMGLTVGGDDYVTKPFSLEEVVARIRAILRRTREQVEDDPIIRVADLEINEDSHDVSRAGQPIDLSPTEYKLLRYLMDNEGRVLSKAQILDHVWQYDWGGDAAIVESYISYLRKKVDGIEVDDGEGGKRKVTPLIETKRGIGYMIREPKN; encoded by the coding sequence GTGAGTAAGCCTATTGAAGCATCGATTGTTGTTGTTGATGACGAACCTTCCATCCGCGAACTGCTCGTCGCCTCGCTGCATTTTGCCGGATTCGAGGTGAACACCGCGGCCTCCGGTTCTGAAGCCATCGAAGTCATCGAAAAGGTACAGCCCGACCTCATCGTGCTGGATGTAATGCTGCCTGACATTGACGGCTTCACCGTAACCCGTCGCATCCGTCAGGAGGGCATCGACGCACCCGTACTGTTTCTGACCGCACGCGATGACACGCAGGACAAGATCATGGGCCTTACCGTTGGCGGCGACGACTACGTGACCAAGCCATTCAGCCTCGAGGAGGTTGTGGCCCGTATCCGCGCGATTCTGCGTCGCACCCGCGAACAGGTTGAGGATGATCCGATTATTCGTGTGGCCGACTTGGAGATTAACGAGGACTCGCATGATGTATCGCGAGCCGGGCAGCCCATCGATTTAAGCCCCACGGAATACAAGTTGCTGCGCTACCTGATGGACAATGAAGGCCGCGTGCTGTCCAAGGCGCAGATCCTAGACCATGTCTGGCAGTACGACTGGGGCGGTGACGCCGCAATCGTCGAATCGTATATCTCGTATCTGCGCAAGAAGGTCGATGGCATCGAGGTCGACGATGGCGAAGGCGGCAAGCGCAAGGTGACGCCGCTGATCGAGACCAAACGCGGCATCGGTTATATGATTCGCGAACCGAAGAACTAA
- the groL gene encoding chaperonin GroEL (60 kDa chaperone family; promotes refolding of misfolded polypeptides especially under stressful conditions; forms two stacked rings of heptamers to form a barrel-shaped 14mer; ends can be capped by GroES; misfolded proteins enter the barrel where they are refolded when GroES binds), with translation MAKIISYDEEARQGMLEGLDKLANTVKVTLGPKGRNVVLDKTYGAPTITNDGVSIAKEIDLEDPYERIGAELVKEVAKKTDDVAGDGTTTATVLAQSLVHEGLKNVVAGSNPIALRRGIEKATEVIVKELVVAAKDVETKDQIAATATISAADPEVGEKIAEALDKVGQDGVVTVEDNNRFGLDLDFTEGMRFDKGYIAPYFVTNADDQTAVLEDPYILLTSGKVSSQQDIVHVAELVMKTGKPLLIIAEDVDGEALPTLILNNIRGTFKSCAVKAPGFGDRRKAMLQDMAILTGAQVVSDELGLKLESVDTSVLGHAKKVIVSKDETTIVQGAGSKEDIDARVAQIRAEIENTDSDYDREKLQERLAKLAGGVAVIKVGAATEVEAKERKHRIEDAVRNAKAAIEEGLLPGGGVALVQAAAKAEKAEAVTSLTGEEATGAAIVFRAIEAPIKQIAENAGVSGDVVINKVRSLPDGEGFNAATDTYEDLLAAGVTDPVKVTRSALQNAASIAGLFLTTEAVVANKPEPKAAAPAAGADMGY, from the coding sequence ATGGCAAAGATCATTTCTTATGATGAGGAAGCCCGTCAGGGCATGCTGGAGGGCCTCGACAAGCTCGCCAACACCGTCAAGGTCACCCTGGGTCCGAAGGGCCGCAATGTCGTGCTCGACAAGACCTACGGCGCTCCGACCATCACCAACGATGGCGTGTCCATTGCCAAGGAAATCGACCTTGAGGATCCGTACGAGCGCATCGGCGCCGAGCTGGTCAAGGAAGTCGCCAAGAAGACCGACGACGTCGCCGGCGACGGTACCACCACCGCAACCGTGCTCGCCCAGTCCCTGGTTCACGAGGGTCTGAAGAACGTGGTCGCCGGTTCCAACCCGATCGCGCTGCGTCGCGGCATTGAGAAGGCCACCGAGGTCATCGTCAAGGAGCTCGTCGTTGCCGCCAAGGACGTTGAGACCAAGGACCAGATTGCTGCTACCGCCACCATCTCCGCTGCTGACCCCGAGGTCGGCGAGAAGATCGCTGAGGCTCTGGACAAGGTCGGCCAGGATGGCGTTGTGACCGTTGAAGATAACAACCGCTTCGGTCTGGACCTCGACTTCACCGAGGGCATGCGTTTCGACAAGGGCTACATTGCCCCGTACTTCGTCACCAACGCTGACGACCAGACCGCCGTGCTCGAGGATCCGTACATTCTGTTGACCTCCGGCAAGGTCTCCTCCCAGCAGGACATCGTGCACGTGGCCGAGCTGGTCATGAAGACCGGCAAGCCGCTGCTGATCATCGCTGAGGATGTTGACGGCGAGGCTCTGCCGACCCTGATTCTGAACAACATTCGTGGTACCTTCAAGTCCTGCGCTGTCAAGGCTCCGGGCTTCGGTGACCGCCGCAAGGCCATGCTGCAGGATATGGCCATCCTGACCGGTGCTCAGGTCGTCTCCGATGAGCTGGGCCTGAAGCTCGAATCCGTCGACACCTCCGTGCTCGGCCACGCCAAGAAGGTCATCGTCTCCAAGGACGAGACCACCATTGTTCAGGGCGCTGGCTCCAAGGAAGACATCGACGCTCGCGTGGCTCAGATCCGCGCCGAGATTGAGAACACCGACTCCGATTACGACCGTGAGAAGCTGCAGGAGCGTCTGGCCAAGCTGGCCGGCGGCGTGGCTGTCATCAAGGTCGGCGCTGCCACCGAGGTCGAGGCCAAGGAGCGCAAGCACCGCATCGAAGATGCCGTGCGTAACGCCAAGGCCGCCATTGAGGAAGGCCTGCTGCCCGGCGGTGGCGTGGCCCTCGTTCAGGCTGCTGCCAAGGCCGAGAAGGCTGAGGCCGTCACCTCCCTGACCGGCGAAGAGGCTACCGGTGCCGCCATCGTGTTCCGCGCCATCGAAGCCCCGATCAAGCAGATTGCCGAGAACGCTGGCGTGTCCGGCGACGTGGTGATCAACAAGGTTCGTTCTCTGCCCGATGGCGAAGGCTTCAACGCCGCCACCGACACCTACGAGGACCTGCTGGCCGCCGGTGTGACTGACCCGGTCAAGGTGACCCGTTCCGCTCTGCAGAACGCCGCCTCCATTGCTGGTCTGTTCCTGACCACCGAGGCCGTCGTCGCCAACAAGCCGGAGCCGAAGGCCGCTGCCCCGGCCGCCGGTGCCGACATGGGCTACTGA
- a CDS encoding DUF6466 family protein, producing MSTGKTSRNAQPPFGARIALAIAAAVLVLIAGVAGANLSATVTFNRATASLKANIKAAQDESTDMDTLNAQQQQTDAQFAEANSMRAVLLPQIKDAIDANAAASAQLTKITLQQVEAQRNGTDAQNSTDAQSSSTSNGNATKSGNLTDEQKKQVEELMKANQQSTDTQANTDTSNQKAEQNAGSGASKPW from the coding sequence ATGAGCACAGGCAAGACTTCTCGAAACGCCCAGCCCCCCTTTGGCGCGCGCATCGCATTGGCCATCGCCGCTGCGGTGCTGGTACTGATTGCCGGTGTGGCCGGGGCTAACCTGTCTGCCACCGTTACGTTCAACCGGGCCACCGCATCGCTGAAGGCCAATATCAAGGCCGCTCAGGACGAGTCCACCGACATGGATACGCTCAACGCCCAACAACAGCAGACCGATGCCCAATTCGCCGAGGCCAACAGCATGCGCGCGGTGCTGCTGCCGCAGATCAAAGATGCCATCGATGCCAATGCCGCAGCCTCCGCACAGCTGACGAAGATCACCTTGCAACAGGTCGAGGCACAGCGCAACGGTACGGATGCCCAGAACAGCACCGATGCACAAAGCTCAAGCACATCGAACGGCAACGCCACCAAGAGCGGGAATCTGACCGATGAGCAGAAAAAGCAGGTGGAGGAGCTGATGAAGGCCAACCAGCAGTCCACCGACACGCAGGCGAATACCGATACTTCCAATCAGAAAGCGGAACAGAACGCGGGCAGCGGCGCTTCCAAACCGTGGTAA
- a CDS encoding AAA family ATPase produces MTLFPTQPNMPPKPAAARPAAVPTPSAAAPLGADDAKRARALADSIRARFAQTLVGQDNLRESLIVTLVAGGHILIESVPGLAKTTAAQTLATCVSGSFKRVQCTPDLMPSDLVGTQVFDFASQKFTTQIGPIHANFVLLDEINRSNAKTQSAMLEAMAEGTTTIGGQRIALPKPFMVIATENPIEEEGTFNLPEAQMDRFMMKAVMTYPTADQEARMLAMLTRRGSDMIGPGSITGERITVADVDFLRTAARRVHVSDAIMRYAVDIAATSRGAGSRPIKGLSSLVRLGASPRATIALIRIGQAKALLSGRDYVVPEDIKAFAHEVLRHRIMLTFEALADGVVSDQIVDKIVETVPVP; encoded by the coding sequence ATGACTTTGTTCCCTACGCAACCGAACATGCCTCCGAAGCCGGCCGCCGCGCGTCCAGCAGCCGTTCCCACGCCCAGTGCGGCGGCGCCGCTCGGCGCCGATGATGCCAAGCGCGCACGCGCCTTGGCAGACAGCATCCGCGCACGCTTTGCCCAAACGCTGGTCGGACAAGACAATCTTCGTGAGTCGTTGATCGTGACGCTGGTGGCGGGCGGCCATATTCTTATCGAATCCGTGCCCGGCCTGGCTAAGACCACCGCGGCACAGACGCTTGCCACATGCGTATCCGGCTCGTTCAAGCGCGTACAGTGCACGCCGGATCTTATGCCTTCCGATCTGGTGGGCACTCAGGTATTCGATTTTGCCTCGCAGAAATTCACCACACAGATCGGCCCCATTCACGCCAATTTTGTGCTGTTGGACGAAATCAACCGCTCCAACGCCAAGACCCAATCCGCCATGCTTGAGGCGATGGCGGAAGGCACGACCACTATTGGCGGCCAGCGCATAGCCCTGCCCAAGCCGTTCATGGTCATCGCCACCGAGAACCCCATCGAGGAAGAAGGCACGTTCAACCTGCCCGAAGCCCAGATGGACCGCTTTATGATGAAGGCCGTCATGACCTATCCCACTGCGGATCAGGAAGCGCGCATGCTGGCCATGCTCACCCGCCGCGGTTCCGACATGATCGGACCGGGCAGCATCACCGGCGAGCGCATCACCGTTGCCGACGTGGACTTCCTGCGTACGGCCGCACGCCGCGTGCATGTCTCCGACGCCATCATGCGTTATGCAGTCGATATCGCCGCCACCTCACGAGGGGCCGGTTCCAGGCCGATCAAGGGATTGTCGTCCCTGGTTCGTCTGGGTGCCTCCCCGCGTGCCACCATCGCTTTGATTCGCATCGGTCAGGCCAAGGCATTGTTGTCTGGCCGTGACTACGTGGTGCCGGAAGACATCAAGGCCTTTGCCCACGAAGTGCTGCGCCACCGTATCATGCTCACCTTCGAGGCATTGGCTGATGGTGTGGTCAGCGATCAGATCGTAGACAAGATCGTCGAAACGGTTCCCGTTCCGTGA
- a CDS encoding uracil-DNA glycosylase, producing the protein MIKPLRELVEPGWANALADVEPTIHRMGDFLREENAAGRPWLPASHNILRAFTIPFDSIKVLIVGQDPYPTPGHPVGLSFCVAQEVRPLPKSLINIYKELVDDLGVPMPPNGDLTAWTERGVMLLNRCLTVGVGRPNSHQGKGWEEVTEAAIRALNARVDGNGKPKPLVAILWGRNAQSLEPLLTNAFIIKSPHPSPLSASRGFFGSKPFSRANQALINMGAEPVDWSL; encoded by the coding sequence ATGATCAAACCATTGAGAGAACTGGTAGAGCCCGGATGGGCAAACGCACTGGCCGATGTCGAGCCGACCATCCACCGCATGGGCGATTTTCTCCGGGAGGAGAACGCCGCAGGCAGACCCTGGCTGCCGGCCAGCCACAATATTCTCAGGGCCTTTACCATTCCGTTTGATTCGATCAAGGTACTGATCGTGGGCCAAGACCCCTACCCCACTCCCGGGCATCCGGTGGGACTGAGCTTCTGCGTGGCACAGGAGGTACGACCACTGCCGAAGAGCCTGATTAATATCTATAAGGAACTGGTCGACGATCTAGGCGTGCCGATGCCCCCGAACGGAGACCTGACAGCATGGACCGAGCGCGGGGTCATGTTGCTGAACAGGTGCTTGACCGTGGGAGTCGGACGCCCCAACTCCCATCAGGGCAAAGGCTGGGAAGAAGTCACCGAAGCCGCTATCCGAGCATTAAACGCACGCGTGGACGGCAACGGCAAACCGAAGCCCTTGGTGGCTATTCTATGGGGACGCAACGCGCAGAGTCTGGAACCGCTGCTCACCAACGCCTTTATTATTAAGTCACCTCATCCGAGCCCGCTTTCCGCATCCCGAGGTTTCTTCGGCTCCAAACCTTTCTCTCGAGCTAATCAGGCCCTTATCAACATGGGTGCCGAGCCCGTGGATTGGAGTCTGTAA
- a CDS encoding vWA domain-containing protein, with amino-acid sequence MNGFTFSPALGWPVGGALAAIALVLAVVEIVLFVRRRRKASSDETIGATIRRTLMLVIAAIMLLTPSVVTPTTSRAINATDVIVAVDTTGSMAVEDATYGSTEAITRIDAARKAVHDITSAYPNASFAALRFGASGTLDVPLTPDTPAINNWADTLAVEATSVSAGSSLDAPIDQLLLTAKSIREAHPDDAIVLYLITDGEQTSNVTRRTFSSLRQYLNDGFTVGVGSTEGGKIPVIADGVSAADANAADQWVTDPDTGEAGISKMDAQNLKDIADEISGTYVPVNASSALADQVSAKASKQWRTTVTTKKRTRTTAVVWPLAIALAVLLAWEFGAWIATSRRLL; translated from the coding sequence ATGAACGGATTCACCTTCTCCCCCGCCTTGGGATGGCCTGTTGGCGGCGCTTTGGCAGCCATCGCATTGGTACTGGCCGTGGTCGAAATCGTGCTTTTCGTTCGCCGCCGTCGCAAAGCCTCCAGCGACGAGACCATTGGCGCCACCATTCGCCGCACATTGATGCTCGTGATTGCGGCAATAATGCTGCTGACCCCCAGCGTGGTGACACCGACCACATCCCGAGCCATCAATGCCACTGATGTGATTGTGGCCGTCGATACCACCGGCTCGATGGCGGTGGAAGATGCCACATACGGCTCCACCGAAGCCATTACGCGTATCGACGCCGCGCGAAAGGCTGTGCACGACATCACGTCAGCCTATCCGAACGCCAGTTTCGCTGCCCTGCGATTCGGTGCCTCGGGCACCTTGGACGTACCGCTTACGCCAGATACTCCGGCCATCAACAATTGGGCGGACACTCTGGCTGTCGAGGCCACCTCCGTCTCCGCCGGATCCAGCCTTGATGCGCCTATCGACCAGTTGCTGCTCACCGCCAAATCAATCCGTGAAGCCCACCCGGACGATGCAATCGTGCTGTATCTCATCACTGATGGAGAGCAGACCTCCAACGTCACCCGCCGCACCTTCTCCTCGCTGCGCCAATATCTCAATGACGGATTCACCGTCGGCGTGGGCTCGACGGAAGGCGGGAAGATTCCGGTCATCGCTGATGGCGTGAGCGCCGCCGACGCGAATGCCGCCGACCAGTGGGTCACCGATCCGGATACCGGTGAAGCCGGCATCTCCAAAATGGACGCGCAGAACCTCAAGGACATCGCCGACGAAATCAGCGGCACCTACGTGCCCGTGAATGCTTCATCGGCCTTGGCTGATCAGGTGTCCGCCAAGGCCTCAAAGCAATGGCGAACCACTGTCACCACCAAAAAACGCACTCGCACCACTGCAGTGGTCTGGCCGCTGGCAATCGCACTGGCAGTGCTGTTGGCGTGGGAATTCGGCGCGTGGATCGCCACATCAAGGAGACTGCTATGA
- a CDS encoding DUF58 domain-containing protein encodes MSSASVRKKIEALGTQMSLPTVRKALGVLEGEHASGRRGGGGDVMDMRAYEPGDESRLIDWKTSARQGRPMVVQRERLSTSRVWLLMDVGREMTGICPSGEQAYEVAANALRMFAALSMRRADDISLVFGDESSITRIPFNGGFAQFERTLDTALRRNWNHGRNIDALLEYARRIKDHEALIVLATDEHAMAERHIIQFRRIARTHPVVLIDVATLNPFLPVSHGHRAPLDGTTGRRVPAFLRSRKSANEVSTHREYMAAALEQELTRAGSHMIRATSSEAMFDRFVTLVSRALARTTRNQLGSAPDLMLAGNR; translated from the coding sequence GTGAGTTCCGCTTCCGTCCGTAAGAAGATAGAGGCCCTTGGCACCCAGATGAGTCTGCCTACCGTAAGGAAGGCATTGGGTGTGTTGGAGGGCGAACACGCATCCGGCCGCCGTGGCGGCGGTGGTGACGTGATGGATATGCGCGCCTATGAGCCGGGCGACGAGTCTCGTCTGATCGACTGGAAGACCAGTGCTCGTCAGGGTCGCCCTATGGTGGTGCAGCGCGAACGTCTGTCTACCTCCCGTGTCTGGCTGCTCATGGATGTAGGCCGTGAGATGACCGGCATATGCCCTTCCGGAGAACAGGCATACGAGGTGGCCGCCAATGCGTTGCGCATGTTCGCCGCACTGTCGATGCGACGCGCCGATGACATCTCTCTGGTGTTCGGCGACGAGTCAAGCATCACGCGCATTCCATTCAATGGCGGATTCGCGCAGTTTGAACGCACGTTGGATACCGCATTGCGCCGCAACTGGAACCATGGGCGCAATATCGATGCATTGCTGGAATATGCACGCCGCATCAAAGACCACGAAGCCCTCATCGTGTTGGCCACCGACGAGCATGCGATGGCCGAACGACACATCATACAATTCCGTCGCATTGCCCGAACGCATCCGGTGGTGCTAATCGATGTGGCCACCTTAAACCCGTTTTTGCCGGTATCTCACGGTCATCGTGCTCCTCTGGATGGCACGACCGGCCGCCGTGTGCCGGCATTCCTGCGGTCCCGGAAAAGCGCCAATGAGGTTTCCACTCATCGTGAATACATGGCCGCAGCGTTGGAGCAGGAACTGACCCGTGCTGGCTCTCACATGATTCGTGCCACTTCCAGCGAGGCCATGTTCGATCGCTTTGTCACATTGGTCTCCCGCGCACTGGCAAGAACCACGCGCAACCAGCTTGGTTCCGCCCCCGACCTGATGTTGGCAGGTAACCGATGA
- a CDS encoding TPM domain-containing protein → MWITADAYADDSSSTGTDANSSVTITDNITDTENLLGSHATEVSDAIAKTEKETGVHVHLLYLSSFNSEQTPQKWASTVLESTKPKANTVLLAVAANDGNLVVAVSSNSDEWLKQQKTVDALSEAAQQQLMESTPNWSGAATAMMGQIAKSKKTSTSSSTVTIGVIAMGVALAALVVLVVVMVIVRRRREVKKDSEAEIEQASEDGQESADELQEDIQETSSEVDQSGVRE, encoded by the coding sequence ATGTGGATAACTGCGGACGCGTATGCGGATGATTCCAGCAGCACGGGTACCGACGCGAACAGCAGCGTGACCATAACCGACAACATCACCGATACGGAGAATCTGCTCGGCTCACATGCCACCGAGGTCTCGGATGCCATAGCCAAGACGGAGAAGGAAACCGGCGTGCATGTGCACCTGCTGTATCTGTCCAGCTTTAACAGTGAGCAGACACCGCAGAAATGGGCGAGCACGGTGCTGGAGTCCACTAAGCCGAAGGCAAACACCGTGTTGCTCGCCGTCGCCGCCAACGATGGCAATCTCGTGGTGGCGGTATCCTCCAATTCCGACGAATGGCTCAAGCAACAGAAAACCGTCGATGCGCTATCCGAAGCCGCGCAGCAGCAGCTGATGGAAAGCACACCGAATTGGTCCGGGGCAGCCACGGCGATGATGGGTCAGATCGCCAAATCCAAGAAGACATCCACCTCATCCTCCACGGTGACGATTGGCGTGATCGCCATGGGCGTGGCTTTGGCCGCCTTGGTCGTTCTCGTTGTGGTGATGGTGATAGTTCGCCGTCGCCGTGAAGTCAAGAAGGATTCCGAAGCCGAAATCGAGCAGGCTTCCGAAGACGGGCAGGAATCTGCGGACGAACTCCAAGAGGACATTCAGGAAACGTCCAGTGAAGTAGACCAATCTGGAGTACGTGAGTAA
- a CDS encoding vWA domain-containing protein, which translates to MMLSWQWPWAALAGVLIAAAIILLFVAFSRRVKPADEAVFSLDDDLNTEHASRLFRQWRALGRLAVVLLVIALVLAIALVARPSQVDSSDERASSRDIVLCLDVSGSTLPYDREVIDTYLELVKHFEGERIGMSIFNSTSRTVFPLTDDYELVTEQLTAASKALKGVQTQDDIDKMSDAQYQKIADWLEGTQNRKDATSLIGDGVVSCAAMLPGFAYGAANETNAKRQRAASIVLATDNIVSGQETYSLTEALDLTEQTMITVDGLYSGPKTSESDQTTADMKSAIEAHGGVFLTQSDGASVNELVRDIQSRRDTESDNQSKASMTDAPGLWVLALAVILIIWIACTWRLRR; encoded by the coding sequence ATGATGTTGTCATGGCAATGGCCTTGGGCCGCTCTTGCCGGCGTTCTGATCGCCGCAGCGATCATCCTGTTGTTCGTCGCATTCTCCCGTCGAGTCAAGCCCGCGGACGAGGCAGTATTTTCGCTGGACGATGATCTCAACACCGAGCATGCGTCACGTCTGTTCCGCCAATGGCGGGCATTGGGACGACTGGCAGTCGTTCTCTTGGTGATCGCGCTGGTGCTGGCCATCGCGTTGGTGGCACGCCCCTCCCAAGTCGATTCCAGCGATGAACGCGCCTCCAGCCGCGACATCGTGCTGTGCCTGGATGTCTCCGGTTCCACACTGCCCTACGACCGCGAAGTCATCGACACCTATCTGGAATTGGTGAAGCATTTTGAGGGTGAGCGCATCGGCATGAGCATCTTCAATTCCACGTCACGTACGGTGTTCCCCCTTACTGACGACTACGAACTGGTCACCGAGCAGCTGACCGCAGCCAGCAAGGCGCTCAAGGGCGTGCAGACACAGGACGACATCGACAAGATGTCAGACGCCCAATATCAGAAAATCGCGGACTGGCTGGAAGGCACGCAGAACCGTAAGGACGCCACCTCGCTTATCGGCGATGGCGTGGTCTCCTGCGCGGCCATGTTGCCCGGCTTCGCCTATGGTGCCGCCAATGAAACGAACGCCAAGCGCCAACGCGCGGCTTCCATCGTGCTGGCCACCGACAATATCGTCTCCGGGCAGGAAACGTATTCCCTCACCGAGGCACTGGACCTGACCGAGCAGACCATGATTACCGTCGATGGCCTGTACTCCGGCCCGAAAACCAGCGAGTCCGATCAGACCACCGCCGACATGAAATCCGCTATCGAAGCTCATGGCGGTGTATTCCTCACCCAATCGGATGGCGCGTCCGTCAATGAATTGGTACGTGATATTCAGTCGCGCAGAGACACCGAGTCCGACAACCAGTCGAAGGCATCCATGACGGACGCCCCCGGACTGTGGGTGCTGGCGCTGGCCGTGATTCTTATTATCTGGATTGCATGCACCTGGAGGCTGAGACGATGA